One stretch of Pseudomonadota bacterium DNA includes these proteins:
- a CDS encoding peptidase S16 yields the protein MEMGDIRRIPLFPLGTVLYPEMWLPLQIFEPRYKTLLADIGLAEGCFGVVLIRDGAEVGGAAEPHRVGTLTRITKAAPLPDQRIFIQTQGQQRFRVVSLNHDKPYLQGDVEMLDSPPPDPARVREPMARVERGYAAYIEAVRALGGQISEAPPTHPDPVAFSWLVASTLLVSPAVQQELLEIDAVDHRLAREAELLEEIVRGLRQRAERKAGGRPKNLPFSLN from the coding sequence TTGGAGATGGGCGATATCAGACGCATTCCCCTGTTCCCCCTGGGCACGGTACTTTACCCGGAGATGTGGCTCCCCCTGCAGATCTTTGAGCCGCGCTACAAAACCCTTCTCGCCGACATCGGCCTGGCGGAGGGGTGCTTTGGGGTTGTTCTCATCCGCGACGGCGCCGAGGTCGGGGGCGCAGCCGAGCCTCATCGCGTAGGCACGCTCACCCGCATCACCAAAGCCGCGCCGCTCCCCGATCAGCGCATCTTCATCCAGACGCAGGGTCAGCAGAGGTTCCGCGTTGTCTCGCTGAACCACGACAAGCCCTATCTGCAGGGCGACGTGGAGATGCTCGATTCCCCCCCACCGGACCCGGCGCGGGTGCGCGAGCCGATGGCACGGGTAGAGCGAGGCTACGCCGCCTACATCGAGGCGGTGCGCGCCCTGGGAGGCCAGATCAGCGAGGCCCCGCCCACCCATCCGGATCCGGTGGCGTTCTCGTGGCTCGTGGCTTCAACGCTTCTCGTCTCCCCCGCGGTGCAGCAGGAGCTGCTCGAGATCGACGCGGTTGACCATCGTCTGGCGCGTGAGGCCGAGCTCCTCGAGGAGATCGTTCGGGGGCTTCGTCAACGTGCCGAGCGAAAAGCCGGCGGGCGCCCGAAGAACCTCCCGTTCTCCCTCAACTGA